In Candidatus Promineifilum breve, one genomic interval encodes:
- the lysS gene encoding lysine--tRNA ligase, translating into MSWQPNPLEEQRLDKLAQLQAAGIDPYPLRAERSHTAAEASAAFEKAGDEPVTAIVCGRLVSLRDMGKVLFAHIADESGRLQLFLRRDDVGEEAHATFRKLLDLGDFVQAGGEMFRTKAGEVSLHVRDWRLLSKAISPLPVAKEQEVDGQVVRYSAFADVEERYRQRYADLAVNPEVRDIFRKRAQLVSALRRFMDDNGFLEVETPILQPLYGGAAARPFTTYHNQLKQELYLRISFELYLKRLLVGGIERVYEIGRDFRNEGVSFKHNPEFTQLEFYAAYWDYHNVMDFTERMVAYAAQAVLGATEIAFQGHAIQLAAPWLRLTMREAIKQFAEIDYMDYPDAPALAAAIRGIGGDAPPDAPWGKLVDGLLGDFVEPRLIQPTIITDYPRDISPLAKGVPGDPLHVERFEFFIGGMEMGNAFTELNDPIEQRRRFEALQDTFGKDDEERNPIDEDYLRAMRYGMPPNGGFGMGVDRLAMLLTGSRTLREVLLFPHLRDREE; encoded by the coding sequence ATGAGTTGGCAGCCAAACCCCCTTGAGGAACAACGCCTGGACAAGCTGGCCCAGTTGCAGGCCGCGGGCATCGACCCCTATCCCTTGCGCGCCGAGCGCAGCCACACCGCGGCCGAGGCCAGCGCCGCCTTCGAGAAAGCCGGCGACGAGCCGGTGACGGCCATCGTCTGCGGCCGTCTGGTCAGCCTGCGCGACATGGGCAAGGTCCTCTTCGCCCACATCGCCGACGAATCGGGGCGGCTCCAGCTATTCCTGCGCCGCGACGACGTGGGCGAGGAAGCGCACGCCACCTTCAGGAAGCTGCTCGATCTGGGCGACTTCGTGCAGGCCGGGGGCGAGATGTTCCGCACCAAAGCCGGCGAGGTCAGCCTCCACGTGCGCGACTGGCGGCTGTTGAGCAAGGCCATCAGCCCGCTGCCGGTGGCCAAGGAGCAGGAAGTGGACGGCCAGGTGGTGCGCTATAGCGCCTTCGCCGACGTGGAAGAGCGCTACCGCCAGCGCTACGCCGACCTGGCCGTGAACCCGGAGGTGCGCGACATCTTCCGCAAGCGGGCGCAACTGGTCAGCGCCCTGCGCCGCTTCATGGACGACAACGGCTTTCTGGAGGTGGAGACGCCCATCTTGCAGCCGCTCTACGGCGGCGCGGCGGCGCGGCCCTTCACCACCTACCACAACCAGCTCAAGCAGGAGCTATATCTGCGCATCTCGTTCGAGTTATATCTGAAGCGGCTGCTCGTCGGCGGCATCGAGCGGGTCTACGAGATCGGCCGCGACTTCCGCAACGAGGGCGTCAGCTTCAAGCACAACCCGGAGTTCACCCAACTGGAGTTCTACGCCGCCTACTGGGACTACCACAACGTGATGGATTTCACCGAGCGCATGGTGGCCTACGCCGCCCAGGCCGTGCTGGGCGCGACCGAGATCGCCTTCCAGGGCCACGCCATCCAACTGGCCGCGCCGTGGCTGCGTCTGACCATGCGCGAGGCCATCAAGCAGTTCGCGGAGATCGACTATATGGATTATCCCGACGCGCCGGCGCTGGCGGCGGCCATCAGGGGCATCGGCGGCGACGCCCCGCCCGACGCGCCGTGGGGCAAGCTGGTCGATGGCCTGCTGGGCGATTTCGTGGAGCCGCGTCTCATCCAGCCGACGATCATCACCGATTACCCGCGCGACATCTCGCCGCTGGCCAAGGGCGTGCCCGGCGATCCGCTGCACGTGGAGCGCTTCGAGTTTTTCATCGGCGGCATGGAGATGGGCAACGCCTTCACCGAATTGAACGACCCCATCGAACAGCGGCGGCGCTTCGAGGCCCTGCAGGACACGTTCGGCAAGGACGACGAGGAGCGCAACCCCATCGATGAGGATTACCTGCGGGCGATGCGCTACGGGATGCCGCCCAACGGCGGCTTCGGCATGGGTGTCGACCGGCTGGCGATGCTGCTGACCGGCAGCCGCACGCTGCGCGAGGTGCTGCTCTTCCCCCATCTGCGCGACCGGGAAGAGTGA